A DNA window from Brassica napus cultivar Da-Ae chromosome C1, Da-Ae, whole genome shotgun sequence contains the following coding sequences:
- the LOC111201640 gene encoding UPF0725 protein At4g29550-like produces the protein MGDSSPEYDPDYARFATEIRALLKENGEDKQTFSSSYDPADGGWSTYVTDANAFFAGRRIKPKAWRVHYDRGLCARLALYCYNLQNGTAYDFQVIIQIHEQNRLSFTKSFITFDAVNPSDPTSPLTFETCVKHIDDQVTHVPNLWWETHICRVEGSDEADYEWNDGAVNDYYKGEMPKWLSDENQQLCYVVNSFALRLVVNSYMHKIIHVFHC, from the exons ATGGGGGACTCTTCGCCAGAATATGATCCTGATTATGCGCGATTCGCAACGGAG ATCCGAGCGCTATTGAAGGAGAACGGAGAAGATAAACAAACGTTCTCCTCCTCCTATGATCCGGCTGATGGAGGGTGGTCCACATACGTTACAGATGCCAAC GCTTTCTTTGCAGGTAGAAGAATAAAACCTAAAGCATGGCGCGTTCATTATGACAGAGGCCTCTGCGCTAGACTGGCACTTTACTGTTACAATCTTCAGAATGGCACAGCTTACGATTTTCAGGTTATCATTCAGATACATGAGCAGAATCGCCTTTCCTTCACCAAGTCTTTCATAACATTTGACGCCGTTAATCCATCCGACCCTACTTCTCCCCTCACTTTCGAGACTTGCGTTAAGCATATAGATGATCAAGTTACACACGTCCCCAATTTGTGGTGGGAGACTCACATTTGCAGGGTGGAAGGTAGTGATGAGGCTGATTATGAGTGGAACGATGGAGCAGTAAATGATTATTACAAAGGTGAAATGCCTAAATGGCTGTCTGATGAAAATCAGCAACTATGCTATGTGGTAAACTCTTTTGCTTTGCGTTTAGTAGTCAATTCATATATGCACAAAATCATTCATGTGTTCCATTGTTGA
- the LOC111206123 gene encoding uncharacterized protein LOC111206123: MDLPELSPRMFTLGEEPDAIRSISYHSDDTKLFKALCDCLTADEYEDLKASKLGVFIKFKELDFGWTSRLVHFLLYFQLDIKKKFELWSLVVSQPMRFSLIEFEHLTGLNCDYIKDVENPRCEVTSEMAAFWEKMRVDIDTGPSIEQITEAFYNCDEWSPDDRMRLGSLAIYAGYIEGKNFSSATLASLARLVLMDSLKAKDLTQTGYTVDGFIQVLQVWAYYAMPELGANYGSPIPNRPSPLLLAYRGGKRQRKCFKAAINKQTIVKNFVQKDFDEMFPKWDGDVDDPAADNIIKVMFNDPGWEWTMECWPVTGTRKIVKMEVSPVNNEVSPVKSESVVKEESSRPRKKARKGSSVSAETPAAGSERMTHQQIEKSLKDISDAINLGFGTCPKELKLLADRMVAVENKVGITNRGGSSDDRQLTTTSNPPKPADEPGSESVNGAKAGRKEAKEPSLTTEPGSSRELCLVSPAADLPSDDPSLLILDKQVPIASDLLVE, encoded by the exons ATGGATTTACCAGAACTCTCGCCGAGGATGTTTACATTAGGAGAAGAGCCCGATGCAATCAGGAGCATTTCGTATCATTCTGATGACACGAAGTTGTTTAAAGCTCTATGTGATTGTCTCACAGCTGACGAATATGAGGATCTGAAGGCGTCGAAGTTAGGAGTGTTCATCAAATTCAAGGAGCTTGACTTTGGTTGGACTTCAAGGCTGGTACATTTTTTGCTCTATTTCCAGCTGGACATCAAGAAGAAGTTTGAGCTCTGGAGTCTTGTCGTTTCACAACCTATGAGGTTTTCACTGATAGAGTTTGAACACCTCACTGGGCTGAACTGCGATTACATCAAGGACGTGGAAAATCCAAGGTGTGAGGTTACGTCGGAGATGGCTGCTTTCTGGGAGAAGATGCGTGTTGATATCGATACTGGGCCAAGTATTGAACAGATAACAGAAGCATTTTACAACTGCGACGAGTGGTCTCCGGATGATCGCATGCGGCTGGGATCCCTTGCCATCTACGCAGGATACATTGAAGGGAAAAATTTCTCATCCGCTACATTAGCTAGTcttgcaaggcta gtgctgatggattCTCTGAAGGCAAAAGACTTGACGCAAACTGGTTACACTGTTGATGGGTTCATACAAGTGCTCCAAGTGTGGGCGTACTATGCTATGCCAGAATTGGGTGCTAATTATGGGTCTCCCATACCAAACAGACCGTCTCCACTGTTGCTGGCTTACAGGGGTGGCAAAAGACAACGCAAATGTTTTAAGGCTGCTATCAATAAACAG ACTATCGTGAAGAACTTCGTTCAGAAggattttgatgaaatgtttccaaaatgggacGGAGACGTAGATGACCCTGCCGCGGATAACATAATTAAAGTCATGTTTAATGATCCTGGATGGGAGTGGACCATGGAATGCTGGCCAGTCACCGGTACTCGCAAGATTGTGAAGATGGAAGTGAGTCCAGTGAATAATGAAGTGAGTCCCGTGAAGTCAGAGAGTGTTGTGAAGGAAGAAAGTAgcagacctcggaagaaagctcgtaaagggTCTTCTGTTTCTGCTGAGACACCTGCGGCGGGTAGTGAACGGATGACGCATCAGCAGATTGAAAAGTCCTTGAAGGACATATCTGATGCCATTAATCTTGGCTTTGGCACGTGCCCTAAGGAGCTCAAGTTACTGGCGGATAGGATGGTAGCTGTGGAGAATAAGGTGGGAATCACCAACAGAGGGGGTTCATCTGATGATCGTCAACTTACAACCACTTCAAATCCACCAAAACCTGCTGACGAACCCGGG agtgaaagtgtgAATGGGGCGAAAGCAGGACGGAAGGAAGCCAAAGAACCGAGTCTTACTACAGAACCGGGTTCCTCGAGAGAGCTCTGTCTTGTGAGTCCTGCAGCCGACTTACCGAGTGATGATCCTAGCCTTCTTATATTGGACAAACAAGTTCCCATCGCTTCAGATTTACTCGTTGAATAA
- the BNAC01G08560D gene encoding uncharacterized protein BNAC01G08560D translates to MCLEFVYHEEKTELGRQQAPGVCPYCGGKVSAVDIETKWLFCFLPLCFKVKRKYSCSSCDRRLVLYY, encoded by the coding sequence ATGTGTTTGGAGTTTGTCTATCACGAGGAGAAGACAGAGCTTGGTCGGCAACAAGCACCGGGTGTGTGTCCGTATTGCGGCGGAAAAGTGTCGGCGGTAGATATTGAGACGAAGTGGTTGTTCTGTTTCTTGCCACTCTGTTTCAAGGTCAAACGCAAGTACTCTTGTTCATCCTGTGATCGTCGTCTCGTTTTGTATTATTGA
- the LOC106417651 gene encoding UPF0725 protein At5g63820-like, translated as MRFEIIRASLARELEEVMEDFELLRREKRRRKAKLKFFCLDVPNVPDFNKEGLADGFDVNNSCYPSRLVKSTWGDDYDIALYGKLGLHCHNFQKGTNFKFVRWEKFSVISTAYDYVYVTLDAKDPVSDSVFSFQTLLNEDSSSDCPVMWSTLACRIKCDDRVDDHWDDTAVDDFYKGAMPKWLSDEELARDNKKYYVVRIRSCPLFELA; from the exons ATGAGATTTGAGATAATTAGGGCAAGCTTGGCAAGAGAGTTGGAGGAGGTTATGGAGGATTTTGAGTTATTGCGAAGGGAAAAAAGAAGGCGGAAGGCTAAGCTTAAGTTCTTCTGTTTGGATGTTCCAAACGTTCCCGATTTCAATAAAGAAGGGTTGGCCGAT GGTTTTGATGTGAATAACTCTTGTTATCCGTCTAGACTAGTTAAGTCTACTTGGGGCGATGACTATGACATCGCcctttatggtaaacttggactCCACTGCCACAATTTTCAGAAG GGAACAAACTTCAAGTTTGTGCGCTGGGAAAAGTTTAGTGTTATCTCCACTGCATACGACTACGTCTATGTAACTTTGGACGCCAAGGATCCTGTCTCTGATTCGGTCTTCTCTTTTCAAACCTTGTTAAACGAAGATTCTTCTTCAGACTGTCCCGTTATGTGGAGTACCTTAGCTTGCAGAATCAAAT GTGACGATCGTGTGGATGATCATTGGGACGATACGGCAGTAGATGATTTCTACAAAGGTGCAATGCCCAAATGGTTGTCTGATGAAGAATTGGCACGTGACAATAAAAAGTATTATGTGGTAAGAATAAGATCATGTCCACTGTTTGAGTTAGCTTGA